The proteins below come from a single Faecalibaculum rodentium genomic window:
- the pth gene encoding aminoacyl-tRNA hydrolase gives MKIIAGLGNPGTKYENTRHNAGFMAVDELADRLSLVFSQEKFSSQFAKGKINGEDVVLLKPQTYMNDSGIALRQCLDYYKASPQDVVILYDDVDLPVGKIRIRQKGSAGGHNGVKSVIHCIFTNEFDRIRIGIGKDPQIPMIGWVLGKFPSEQKQDLQTALDAAAKAAEDIILNGTMHAMNSYNAKKV, from the coding sequence ATGAAAATCATAGCAGGACTGGGAAATCCAGGGACAAAATATGAAAACACCCGGCACAATGCCGGATTTATGGCTGTGGATGAGCTGGCAGACCGGCTGAGTCTGGTTTTTTCACAGGAGAAATTTTCGAGCCAGTTTGCTAAAGGCAAAATCAACGGCGAAGATGTGGTGCTGCTGAAGCCGCAGACCTATATGAATGACTCGGGAATCGCGCTGCGGCAGTGCCTGGATTACTACAAGGCCTCTCCCCAGGATGTGGTGATTCTCTATGATGATGTTGATTTGCCTGTGGGAAAAATCAGAATACGCCAGAAAGGGAGCGCTGGCGGACATAATGGAGTAAAAAGCGTCATACACTGCATATTTACGAATGAATTTGACAGAATACGCATTGGAATCGGCAAAGATCCGCAAATTCCGATGATTGGCTGGGTCCTGGGCAAGTTCCCTTCCGAACAGAAGCAGGATCTTCAGACCGCTTTGGATGCTGCCGCAAAAGCAGCTGAAGACATCATCCTGAATGGAACCATGCATGCCATGAACAGTTACAACGCAAAAAAGGTATGA
- a CDS encoding protein jag, with the protein MEFSRFTGKTLEEALQAAAADKECSVEELAYTVTEEKAGFLGIGRTVEVEVWCEKDVRTFIRDYIQTYFENAGLDGTTEIEQDKDGFYRITVDTANNAILIGRAGKSLQAFNRLVKSAVSAQFRKRIRLLIDVNGYKQDRYEKLTRMAIRQARDVRRTKVDAVLDPMPADERKVIHNALADMKDISTKSEGEGAARRLHILYTPGKETE; encoded by the coding sequence ATGGAGTTTTCCAGATTTACAGGCAAGACGCTGGAAGAAGCCCTGCAGGCGGCCGCCGCAGACAAAGAGTGTTCTGTCGAGGAACTTGCCTATACAGTGACGGAAGAAAAAGCCGGATTTCTCGGTATAGGACGAACGGTGGAAGTGGAAGTCTGGTGTGAGAAAGATGTCCGGACATTCATCCGCGACTATATCCAGACGTACTTTGAGAATGCCGGCCTGGATGGAACAACAGAAATCGAACAGGACAAAGACGGATTCTACCGGATCACGGTGGATACTGCCAACAATGCCATTCTCATCGGAAGAGCCGGCAAGAGCCTCCAGGCATTCAACCGCCTGGTCAAATCCGCTGTCTCTGCACAGTTCAGAAAAAGAATCCGTCTCCTGATCGATGTGAACGGTTATAAACAGGACCGCTATGAAAAGCTGACCAGAATGGCCATCCGACAGGCCAGGGATGTCAGACGGACAAAGGTGGATGCAGTCCTGGATCCGATGCCTGCCGACGAACGGAAAGTCATTCACAATGCACTGGCTGATATGAAGGACATCTCCACAAAAAGCGAGGGAGAAGGAGCAGCAAGACGGCTTCATATTCTCTATACGCCCGGCAAGGAAACAGAATAA